The following proteins are encoded in a genomic region of Micromonospora olivasterospora:
- a CDS encoding acyl-CoA dehydrogenase family protein, whose protein sequence is MGAEQSFDVYRLPEEHEAIREAVREVCTAKVAPHAAEADETGEFPKASYDALRAADFHAPHIPVEYGGAGADALATAIVIEEVARACAASSLIPAVNKLGTMPLLLAGSEELKRRYLTPVASGDAMFSYCLSEPEAGSDAASMTTRAVRDGDHWVLNGVKRWITNAGVSEYYTVFAVTDPTARSKGISAFVVEKSDPGVSFGAPEKKLGIKGSPTREVYLDNVRIPADRMIGAEGTGFATAMRTLDHTRVTIAAQAVGVAQGALDYAKGYVRERKQFGRPVAEFQGIQFMLADMGMKLEAARQLTYTAAGKSERGEADLTYFGAAAKCFASDAAMEITTDAVQLLGGYGYTRDYPVERMMRDAKITQIYEGTNQVQRIVMARQLLGG, encoded by the coding sequence ATGGGCGCAGAGCAGTCGTTCGACGTCTACCGGTTACCGGAGGAGCACGAGGCGATCCGGGAGGCGGTCCGTGAGGTCTGCACGGCGAAGGTCGCCCCGCACGCCGCCGAGGCGGACGAGACCGGCGAGTTCCCGAAGGCGTCGTACGACGCGCTGCGGGCGGCCGACTTCCACGCCCCGCACATCCCCGTCGAGTACGGCGGCGCGGGGGCGGACGCCCTGGCCACGGCCATCGTGATCGAGGAGGTGGCCCGCGCCTGCGCCGCGTCCTCGCTGATCCCGGCGGTCAACAAGCTCGGCACCATGCCGCTGCTGCTGGCCGGCTCCGAGGAGCTCAAGCGCCGCTACCTCACCCCGGTCGCGAGCGGCGACGCGATGTTCTCGTACTGCCTCTCCGAGCCGGAGGCCGGCAGCGACGCCGCCTCGATGACCACCCGCGCGGTCCGCGACGGCGACCACTGGGTGCTCAACGGCGTCAAGCGGTGGATCACCAACGCGGGCGTCTCGGAGTACTACACCGTCTTCGCCGTGACGGACCCCACAGCCCGATCCAAGGGCATCTCGGCGTTCGTCGTCGAGAAGTCCGACCCGGGCGTCAGCTTCGGCGCCCCCGAGAAGAAGCTCGGCATCAAGGGCTCGCCGACCCGGGAGGTCTACCTCGACAACGTCCGGATCCCGGCGGACCGGATGATCGGCGCCGAGGGCACCGGCTTCGCCACCGCGATGCGGACGCTGGACCACACCCGGGTCACCATCGCCGCCCAGGCCGTCGGCGTCGCCCAGGGCGCGCTCGACTACGCCAAGGGGTACGTCCGGGAACGCAAGCAGTTCGGCAGGCCCGTGGCCGAGTTCCAGGGCATCCAGTTCATGCTCGCCGACATGGGCATGAAGCTGGAGGCGGCCCGCCAGCTCACGTACACGGCCGCCGGCAAGTCGGAGCGGGGCGAGGCGGACCTGACGTACTTCGGCGCGGCCGCGAAGTGCTTCGCCTCGGACGCGGCCATGGAGATCACCACGGACGCGGTGCAGCTGCTCGGCGGCTACGGCTACACCCGCGACTACCCGGTCGAGCGGATGATGCGGGACGCCAAGATCACCCAGATCTACGAGGGCACCAACCAGGTCCAGCGCATCGTGATGGCCCGCCAGCTGCTGGGCGGCTGA
- a CDS encoding UDP-glucose dehydrogenase family protein, which yields MTIPYPNTQPMPAIAAVTPPSGAARPRVTFLGTGYLGATYAICYAELGYEVLGFDVDADKIAKLNAGEVPIHEPGLDELLRRNLTAGRLRFSTDIAEAAEFGDVHFICVGTPQRADGMGADLSYVEAAVTGLAPYLTRKCLIVGKSTVPVGTAEWVEQLVSKHSPADLGVEVAWSPEFLQEGFAVDDVLRPNRIVVGVKSEWANGMLYAAHKGVFDLAATEDREVPLVVTDFATAELVKVAANAFLATKISFINAMAEVCEAAGGDVSQLARAIGYDPRIGNRFLQAGLGFGGACLPKDIRAFQARAQELGAGEALRFLHEVDLINQRRRARVVQLAAELLGRRSGPAGPDLSGTRIAVLGATFKPNTDDVRDAPALAVAGLLGKAGADVHVYDPQGIENARRVAPELTYETSMADAVTGADLVCVLTEWADFRNADPVALGELVAGRRVVDGRNCLDSTLWTQAGWEYRGMGRP from the coding sequence GTGACGATCCCGTACCCGAACACCCAACCGATGCCGGCCATCGCCGCGGTCACGCCGCCCTCGGGCGCGGCCCGGCCCCGGGTCACCTTCCTCGGCACCGGGTACCTCGGTGCGACGTACGCCATCTGCTACGCGGAGCTGGGCTACGAGGTGCTCGGCTTCGACGTCGACGCGGACAAGATCGCCAAGCTGAACGCCGGCGAGGTGCCGATCCACGAGCCCGGCCTGGACGAGCTGCTGCGGCGCAACCTGACGGCCGGCCGGCTGCGGTTCAGCACCGACATCGCCGAGGCCGCCGAGTTCGGCGACGTGCACTTCATCTGCGTCGGCACCCCGCAGCGGGCCGACGGCATGGGCGCCGACCTGTCGTACGTCGAGGCGGCGGTGACGGGGCTGGCCCCGTACCTGACCCGCAAGTGCCTGATTGTCGGAAAGTCGACTGTCCCGGTCGGCACCGCCGAGTGGGTGGAGCAGCTCGTCAGCAAGCACAGCCCGGCGGACCTGGGCGTGGAGGTGGCGTGGAGCCCCGAGTTCCTCCAGGAGGGCTTCGCGGTCGACGACGTGCTACGTCCCAACCGGATCGTGGTCGGCGTCAAGAGCGAGTGGGCCAACGGCATGCTCTACGCCGCCCACAAGGGAGTCTTCGACCTCGCCGCCACCGAGGACCGCGAGGTCCCGCTGGTGGTCACCGACTTCGCCACCGCCGAACTGGTCAAGGTCGCCGCGAACGCCTTCCTGGCCACCAAGATCTCCTTCATCAACGCGATGGCCGAGGTCTGCGAGGCCGCCGGCGGCGACGTCAGCCAGCTGGCCCGGGCCATCGGGTACGACCCCCGGATCGGCAACCGGTTCCTCCAGGCCGGCCTCGGCTTCGGCGGCGCCTGCCTGCCCAAGGACATCCGCGCCTTCCAGGCCCGCGCGCAGGAGCTGGGCGCCGGTGAGGCGCTGCGGTTCCTGCACGAGGTCGACCTGATCAACCAGCGCCGCCGGGCCCGGGTCGTCCAGCTCGCCGCCGAGCTGCTCGGCCGCCGCTCCGGGCCCGCCGGGCCGGACCTCTCCGGCACCCGGATCGCCGTGCTCGGCGCCACGTTCAAGCCCAACACCGACGACGTACGGGACGCCCCCGCCCTCGCCGTCGCCGGGCTGCTCGGCAAGGCCGGCGCCGACGTGCACGTGTACGACCCGCAGGGCATCGAGAACGCCCGCCGGGTGGCCCCCGAGCTGACGTACGAGACCAGCATGGCCGACGCGGTGACCGGCGCCGATCTGGTCTGTGTGCTCACCGAGTGGGCCGACTTCCGCAACGCCGACCCGGTCGCCCTCGGCGAGCTGGTCGCCGGCCGCCGCGTGGTCGACGGCCGCAACTGCCTCGACTCCACCCTGTGGACCCAGGCGGGCTGGGAGTACCGGGGCATGGGACGCCCCTGA
- a CDS encoding SCO7613 C-terminal domain-containing membrane protein — MQSFQCASCGREIKPAARCPHCGAEQPQWAAHLADIERSIAEMKAREAAILAEQRQIAAKMQAALFQRDILAHAGEERTRQATRPRRVLRRRPGRRPPTATAGEPFRVPRQGTPPAGPEDPPARPPSEARWLDADNPEHPPEASSREVQNIPLGLGALLLGVAAVVFAAVATSSMDALGRLGILLVATVLLLLAPPVLARRGLTSTAETVSAVGLLLVPLAGYALWAVDRIGGAVSGAVFAGMIFALTAAVGFGYALWAGLRAPRFAVVLAAQPVLPLLAYDLVTGPAGWALVLTAVAVVDLWLARSAVTVERPVRRDLPATPPASAPPPRGSTEDGRPEGAPEESGEVLDPADVEPPTARPVPALRELTWSLHGVAVTLALAYAVTALLRAGTVPAAAGAGAVLVLAALVGLGGALVLRRQPLPDVAAGIVTLAVIGALGRVASVAFPSRALLLIAAVITLTGLAVRAVPEAARRGPQLASAAALTVAGLVVAGGALRAGIAPLRAATPAWAADLDRYPAELAAAVGPAAWQLAASAFLLAVAAVLALPPEIRREFAVAGAALTALAVPASFGLGWAVAPWPMVLTAIGIGVAGLTAPTVRAATAHAVGAAVVGLLGAGAALARPALTAAVLLALFVAGALVAAAPRARITPAAAGVVSAWAAGGAAFALPGSVAAFVAATVPTDPTPTPASLREVTVPVLAATFLAVCVTLGYAAMVQVSQRHIPAPLAVGTGLGALVVTAAAFGAPGATVADAWVGALLLVAGVLLFLAPSIDAGRRSDLTLDGSDLAAAAVTAALVATLVRIAAVLAPGGQLVVAAALVALVAVAARATPEEWRRGPILGLVVGGTLIGLIAGWSALRGGWGVLAIPGPIWAGDLTGWPAAPTGGSAWQAPVALALLGVAAGVLLPSPWKYDVSGVAAVLATIGAPAAFDLPWWSPVLVGAAVATVFGMAAAASVDPRAGLARVTVAGAVVLHAAGAGLVRPWTTALALGSVVLIGATVATLARVFGGRLADDVEADGLPPHLAQIGGIAAGAALLALPGAVAALAAEFGRSPQVVLTAALAATSLGLAAIAAARRQVPQYLPYASVAVVGGATASAVAAIVAGLPSGVYAAAAALLGVLAELIRAATVPPSGSAQPVRRWSVLLDGALRRLPDDGTARRWRVSPAAGALAAAAVPTALALASLAPALKVALVDPYRSLARVWQGPAPELPTPPADAVDPTHVLTALLLTVTAALAATGFSGGRRSRAVPVVLPGAAVTLLITPTALGRGWPESVLAALSVFTISMLGLALTPPPPLAERAQSLRTARVLVFVIGLAGGGAGLLGSLATRELTLFTLGGAVGVGTVAALYGATQRARILGWLFASLMAQLFVLVAGLVAGLAAVWSAFGVLAVGAALLVFATTLPRLRRPEAQREAATVEWSGYAAALIALALAYDSSRHIAALLAAWGAVLGVAAARPGRRPVERRVLFWAVVGCEIVAWWILIRVADVALPEAYTLPFAALALLVGVLELRHRPDLSSWVAYGPALFAAFVPTLAIVLATDTSMLRQVLLLLGAVAVLIFGTTSQQQAPVIVGAAVTAIAAVHALFSLGPWLALIPVGLVLLVLGASNERRRRAQERLQTALRGMR, encoded by the coding sequence GTGCAGAGCTTTCAGTGCGCCTCGTGCGGGCGGGAGATCAAGCCGGCCGCGCGCTGCCCGCACTGCGGGGCGGAGCAGCCCCAGTGGGCCGCGCACCTGGCGGACATCGAGCGCTCCATCGCGGAGATGAAGGCCCGCGAGGCCGCCATCCTCGCCGAGCAGCGGCAGATCGCCGCCAAGATGCAGGCCGCGCTGTTCCAGCGGGACATCCTGGCGCACGCGGGTGAGGAGCGCACCCGGCAGGCCACCCGTCCCCGCCGGGTGCTGCGCCGCCGGCCCGGCCGCCGCCCGCCGACGGCCACCGCCGGCGAGCCGTTCCGGGTGCCCCGGCAGGGCACCCCGCCGGCCGGGCCCGAGGATCCGCCGGCGCGCCCGCCGTCGGAGGCGCGCTGGCTGGACGCCGACAACCCCGAGCACCCGCCGGAGGCGTCCTCCCGGGAGGTGCAGAACATCCCCCTCGGGCTGGGCGCGCTGCTGCTCGGCGTGGCCGCGGTGGTGTTCGCGGCGGTGGCCACCAGCTCGATGGACGCCCTGGGCCGGCTGGGCATCCTGCTCGTGGCTACGGTGCTGCTGCTGCTCGCCCCGCCGGTGCTGGCCCGCCGCGGGCTGACCTCGACCGCCGAGACGGTCTCCGCCGTCGGGCTGCTGCTGGTGCCGCTGGCGGGGTATGCGCTCTGGGCCGTGGACCGGATCGGCGGCGCCGTCTCCGGGGCCGTCTTCGCCGGGATGATCTTCGCGCTCACCGCCGCCGTCGGGTTCGGCTACGCCCTCTGGGCGGGGCTGCGCGCGCCCCGGTTCGCCGTCGTGCTGGCCGCGCAGCCGGTGCTGCCGCTGCTCGCGTACGACCTGGTCACCGGGCCGGCCGGCTGGGCGCTGGTGCTGACCGCGGTCGCCGTGGTCGACCTCTGGCTGGCGCGCTCCGCGGTGACCGTCGAACGGCCGGTGCGCCGGGACCTGCCGGCCACCCCGCCGGCGAGCGCCCCACCGCCCCGCGGTTCCACCGAGGACGGCCGACCGGAGGGCGCGCCGGAGGAGTCCGGCGAGGTGCTCGACCCCGCCGACGTCGAGCCGCCCACCGCCCGGCCGGTGCCGGCGCTGCGGGAGCTGACGTGGTCGCTGCACGGCGTGGCGGTGACGCTGGCCCTCGCGTACGCGGTGACCGCGCTGCTGCGCGCCGGCACGGTGCCGGCCGCCGCCGGAGCGGGAGCCGTGCTGGTGCTCGCCGCCCTGGTGGGGCTGGGCGGCGCGCTCGTGCTGCGCCGGCAGCCGCTGCCCGACGTGGCCGCCGGCATCGTCACCCTGGCGGTGATCGGCGCGCTGGGTCGGGTCGCCTCGGTGGCCTTCCCGAGCCGGGCGCTGCTGCTGATCGCGGCCGTCATCACGCTCACGGGGCTGGCCGTACGGGCCGTACCGGAGGCGGCCCGGCGCGGGCCGCAGCTCGCCTCCGCGGCGGCGCTGACGGTCGCCGGGCTGGTGGTGGCGGGCGGCGCGCTGCGTGCCGGGATCGCCCCGCTCCGGGCCGCCACCCCGGCCTGGGCGGCGGACCTCGACCGGTACCCGGCCGAACTGGCCGCCGCGGTCGGTCCGGCCGCCTGGCAGCTCGCCGCAAGCGCCTTCCTGCTCGCCGTCGCCGCGGTGCTGGCCCTGCCGCCGGAGATCCGCCGCGAGTTCGCCGTGGCCGGGGCGGCGCTGACCGCGCTCGCCGTCCCCGCGTCGTTCGGCCTGGGCTGGGCGGTGGCGCCGTGGCCGATGGTGCTCACCGCCATCGGCATCGGGGTGGCCGGGCTCACCGCGCCGACGGTGCGCGCCGCCACCGCGCACGCGGTGGGCGCCGCCGTGGTGGGGCTGCTCGGCGCGGGCGCCGCGCTCGCCCGGCCGGCGCTGACCGCCGCCGTGCTGCTCGCCCTCTTCGTGGCCGGCGCCCTGGTCGCGGCGGCCCCCCGGGCCCGGATCACCCCGGCTGCGGCGGGCGTCGTCTCCGCGTGGGCGGCCGGCGGCGCCGCGTTCGCGCTGCCCGGCTCGGTCGCCGCGTTCGTCGCCGCGACGGTGCCGACCGACCCGACGCCGACCCCGGCGAGCCTGCGCGAGGTCACCGTGCCCGTGCTGGCGGCGACGTTCCTGGCGGTCTGCGTGACCCTCGGGTACGCCGCCATGGTGCAGGTGTCGCAGCGACACATCCCGGCGCCCCTGGCGGTGGGCACCGGGCTCGGTGCGCTGGTGGTGACCGCCGCCGCGTTCGGCGCGCCCGGGGCCACCGTCGCGGACGCCTGGGTGGGCGCGCTGCTGCTGGTGGCGGGCGTGCTCCTCTTCCTGGCCCCGTCGATCGACGCGGGGCGCCGCTCCGACCTGACGCTGGACGGCTCCGACCTGGCCGCCGCCGCGGTCACCGCGGCGCTGGTCGCCACCCTGGTCCGGATCGCGGCCGTGCTCGCCCCCGGCGGGCAGCTCGTGGTGGCCGCCGCCCTGGTGGCGCTGGTGGCCGTCGCCGCCAGGGCGACGCCGGAGGAGTGGCGGCGCGGCCCGATCCTCGGGCTCGTCGTCGGTGGCACCCTGATCGGGCTGATCGCCGGCTGGAGCGCGCTGCGCGGCGGGTGGGGCGTGCTGGCCATCCCGGGCCCGATCTGGGCCGGCGACCTGACCGGCTGGCCGGCCGCGCCGACCGGCGGGTCGGCCTGGCAGGCTCCGGTCGCCCTGGCCCTGCTCGGGGTCGCCGCCGGGGTGCTCCTGCCGTCCCCCTGGAAGTACGACGTGTCGGGCGTCGCCGCCGTCCTCGCCACGATCGGCGCGCCGGCCGCGTTCGACCTGCCCTGGTGGTCGCCGGTGCTGGTCGGCGCGGCGGTCGCCACGGTCTTCGGCATGGCGGCCGCGGCCTCGGTCGATCCGCGGGCCGGGCTGGCCCGGGTCACCGTGGCCGGGGCGGTCGTCCTGCACGCCGCCGGCGCCGGGCTGGTCCGCCCGTGGACGACGGCGCTGGCGCTCGGCAGCGTCGTGCTGATCGGCGCGACCGTGGCGACCCTGGCCCGCGTCTTCGGCGGTCGCCTGGCGGACGACGTCGAGGCCGACGGGCTGCCGCCGCACCTGGCGCAGATCGGCGGCATCGCCGCCGGGGCCGCGCTGCTGGCCCTGCCCGGGGCGGTGGCCGCCCTGGCCGCCGAGTTCGGCCGGTCACCCCAGGTGGTGCTGACCGCCGCCCTGGCCGCGACCAGCCTCGGGCTCGCCGCGATCGCCGCGGCCCGCCGGCAGGTGCCGCAGTACCTGCCCTACGCCAGCGTCGCCGTGGTGGGCGGCGCGACGGCCAGTGCGGTCGCCGCCATCGTCGCGGGTCTGCCCTCCGGGGTCTACGCGGCCGCCGCCGCCCTGCTCGGGGTGCTCGCCGAGCTGATCCGCGCCGCCACCGTGCCGCCGAGCGGGTCGGCGCAGCCGGTGCGCCGCTGGTCGGTGCTGCTCGACGGGGCCCTGCGCCGGCTGCCCGACGACGGCACGGCGCGGCGCTGGCGGGTCAGCCCGGCGGCGGGCGCGCTGGCCGCCGCGGCGGTGCCGACCGCGCTGGCCCTCGCCTCGCTCGCCCCTGCGCTGAAGGTGGCGCTCGTCGACCCGTACCGGTCGCTGGCCCGGGTCTGGCAGGGGCCGGCGCCGGAGCTGCCCACCCCGCCGGCCGACGCGGTCGACCCCACGCACGTGCTGACGGCGCTGCTGCTCACGGTGACCGCGGCGCTGGCCGCGACCGGGTTCAGCGGCGGCCGGCGGTCCCGGGCGGTGCCGGTCGTGCTGCCCGGCGCCGCGGTGACCCTGCTGATCACCCCCACCGCGCTCGGCCGCGGCTGGCCGGAGAGCGTGCTGGCCGCCCTGTCCGTGTTCACCATCTCGATGCTCGGGCTGGCGCTCACCCCGCCCCCGCCGCTGGCGGAGCGGGCCCAGTCGCTGCGCACCGCCCGGGTGCTGGTCTTCGTCATCGGTCTCGCCGGGGGCGGCGCCGGCCTGCTCGGTAGCCTCGCCACCCGGGAGCTGACCCTGTTCACCCTGGGCGGAGCGGTCGGCGTGGGCACCGTCGCGGCGCTGTACGGCGCCACGCAGCGGGCCCGCATCCTGGGCTGGCTCTTCGCCTCGTTGATGGCGCAGCTGTTCGTGCTGGTGGCCGGGCTGGTGGCCGGGCTCGCCGCGGTCTGGTCCGCGTTCGGGGTGCTGGCGGTGGGGGCGGCGCTGCTGGTCTTCGCGACGACCCTGCCCCGGCTACGCCGTCCCGAGGCCCAGCGCGAGGCGGCCACGGTCGAGTGGAGCGGGTACGCCGCCGCGCTGATCGCGCTGGCGTTGGCCTACGACTCGTCCCGGCACATCGCGGCGCTGCTCGCCGCCTGGGGCGCGGTGCTCGGAGTGGCGGCCGCCCGCCCGGGCCGGCGCCCCGTCGAGCGCCGCGTCCTGTTCTGGGCCGTGGTGGGCTGCGAGATCGTGGCCTGGTGGATCCTGATACGGGTCGCCGACGTGGCGCTGCCGGAGGCGTACACGCTGCCTTTCGCGGCGCTGGCCCTGCTGGTCGGCGTGCTGGAGCTGCGGCACCGGCCCGACCTGTCGAGCTGGGTGGCGTACGGGCCGGCGCTGTTCGCCGCGTTCGTGCCGACCCTGGCGATCGTGCTGGCCACCGACACCAGCATGCTGCGGCAGGTGCTGCTGCTGCTCGGTGCCGTGGCGGTGCTGATCTTCGGTACCACCAGCCAGCAGCAGGCGCCCGTGATCGTCGGCGCGGCGGTGACCGCGATCGCCGCCGTGCACGCCCTGTTCAGCCTCGGTCCGTGGCTGGCGCTGATCCCTGTCGGGCTGGTGCTGCTGGTCCTCGGCGCGAGCAACGAGCGCCGCCGCCGGGCCCAGGAACGCCTCCAGACGGCGCTACGCGGAATGAGATGA
- a CDS encoding acyl-CoA thioesterase — protein sequence MTDHPSATSAGKPTSYSRVTLSRIMTAVDVNLYGTVHGGVLMKFVDDVAGAAAARHSGGTAVTAAIDEIVFSEAVRVGDLVHAHAQVNWTGHTSMEVGVRVVAERWDSAEDEPVRVATAYLVFVGVDVGGAPRPVRPVLPETPEDERRYREAEIRRAHRLARRRAIQAHRTGPV from the coding sequence ATGACAGATCACCCCTCCGCGACCTCGGCGGGCAAGCCCACGTCGTACTCGCGGGTCACGCTCAGCCGGATCATGACCGCCGTCGACGTCAACCTGTATGGGACCGTGCACGGAGGGGTGTTGATGAAGTTCGTCGACGACGTGGCGGGCGCGGCGGCGGCCCGGCACAGCGGCGGCACGGCGGTGACGGCCGCGATCGACGAGATCGTCTTCTCCGAGGCGGTGCGGGTCGGTGACCTGGTGCACGCGCACGCCCAGGTCAACTGGACCGGGCACACCTCGATGGAGGTGGGCGTCCGGGTGGTGGCCGAGCGGTGGGACTCGGCCGAGGACGAGCCGGTCCGGGTGGCCACGGCGTACCTGGTCTTCGTGGGGGTGGACGTCGGTGGCGCCCCGCGGCCGGTGCGGCCGGTGCTGCCCGAGACGCCGGAGGACGAGCGCCGCTACCGGGAGGCGGAGATCCGGCGCGCCCACCGGCTGGCGCGCCGCCGCGCCATCCAGGCCCACCGCACGGGCCCGGTCTGA